The window AATGAGTGGCTGCATGCACCTAGCTAGCCACCTCCTGCTGCGTCGAAATTTCCGGTCTTGCAGAGTCGTGGACTAGTATGCACAGGCTGGCGGCGCACGCACGTGTTGGTGAGATTTGAATGTTAGCCAGCCAATGGATGGATCCCGTCCAAGTTAAACCTGCTATATAAAGTTATAAACCTCGTTCGCGCAGCAGAACACAGCAGCAAGCAGACGGAGCAGCAGCCAAAGCCCGAGGCGAGCAAAGAAAGAGTTCAGAGAGGAAGTGAGCTAGCCTAGCTAGGTGATTCCTTCACTGGCCTCCAAACAAATTCATCACCTCGTCGGCGCCATGGACGCCTTGGAGAGAGGCGAGCGCGCGCCGCTCCTGCCTAAGGTAACTGTCGCCGATTTATTGCCTCCCTCCGatcttcctccacctcctcctcttctgGTTGCTAACAATTTCTGCAATCTGTCTCCATTGCAGAGTCACGGCCCAAAGGTTCAAGAGGATGATAGCCTGCAGCTGCAGGTGCCGCTCCTCAATCTATGTAAGCAAAGCTCAATGTTCCTCtcattgtccttcttcttctctattCTGCTATATCGATGAAATGCCAGCagtgctggatctttcaaaaattGTCTTTCTTCTTATTGTCTTGAAGAAGCTAGTGGTTTAACTGAAGTTTCGCCATTGTTGGTGCAGTGTTCGAATGCCTGGAGAGCACGGCGTTCAATGGCATCTCCACCAACCTGGTGATGTATCTGGAGACCGTCCTCCACGGCACCAACCTCGCCAGCGCCTCCAACGTCGCCACCTGGTTCGGCACCAGCTACCTCACCCCCGTCTTCGGCGCCATCATCGCCGACTCCTTCTGGGGCAACTACAACACCATCCTCGTCTCCCTCGTCGTCTACCTTCTCGGCATGATGCTCGTCACCTTCTCCGCCTTCGTGCCCACCACCACGGCGGCGCTGTGCGCGGCGGGTGCCTCGTGCGCCGGCACCGCCGGcacgtgggggctgagctcgcagaCCGTGGCTTTCGTGGGGCTGTACCTCGTGGCGATCGGGTGCGGTGGGGTGCGCTCGTCGCTGCTGCCGTTCGGAGCGGAGCAGTTCGACGACGACAGCGCGGCGGACCGGGAGGGCAAGGCGTCCTTCTTCAGCTGGTTCTACCTATGCGTGAGCTTCGGCCCCATCATCTCCGGCGTGTTCCTCGTCTGGATCCAGCAGAACGTCAGCTGGGGCCTCGGCTTTGGCATCGCCACCGCCTGCATCGCGCTCGCCTTCGCCGCCTTCGTGCTCGCCACGCCCATGTACAAGCGCCGCATGCccgccggcacgccgctcaagagcCTCTGCCAGGTCGTCGCCGCCGCGTGCAGGAAAATCAGCATTAAGGTGCCCGCCGAAGCCGAACACCTCTACGAGGTCAGCGACAAGATCGACTCGCCCCAGCCCAAGATCGCGCACACCAGCGACTTCAAGTTCCTCGACAAGGCGGCCATCGTCACGGAGTCGGACATGGAGGAGAGGCCGGAGGCAGCGACCTCGTGGAAGCTGTGCACCGTGAATCAGGTGGAGGAGCTCAAGATCCTGCTCCGCCTGCTGCCCGTGTGGATCACCAGCGTCATCGTGTCATCGGCCTTCTCGCAGATGAACACCACGTTCGTGCAGCAGGGCAGCGCCATGGAAATGACCATCCTGTCGGTGCCGGTGCCCGCGGCGTCGCTGGCCTCCTTCGAGGTGATCTGCGTCATGACATGGGTGCTCCTCTACAACAAGGTGATCGTGCCGGCGTTGAGGAGCTTCTCCTCGAGCGGTGACGGCGAGCCGTCGCAGCTGCAGCGGATGGGTGCCGGGCGGCTCCTCATGGCGCTCACCATGGCGGTGGCAGCGCTCGTGGAAATGAAGCGGCTCGACAGCGCGGCGCGTGGGGAAGAGATCAGCATATCGTGGCAGCTGCCCCAGTACTTCTTCCTTGCCGGCGGGGAGGTCTTCTGCTACATCGCACAGCTGGAGTTCTTCTTTGACGAGGCGCCGGACACCATGAAGAGCATGTGCACGTCGCTGGCTCTGCTCACCATCGCGCTGGGGAGCTACATGAGCTCCTTCATCTACGCCATCGTGGAGGCCTTCACGGCGACGGGAGACAGCCCCGGGTGGATCTCCGACGACCTCAACAAGGGCCACCTCGACTACTTCTTCTGGGCCATGGCTGCAATGTGCACGCTCAACTTCGTTGTGTACAGCGGCATCGTCAAGAACTACAGGCTCAAGACGGTCATCTTGTGATGGCTTGCTCTAAATCTTCAAGATTCCATTCCATTCCATTACATAGATTACATTGCAAATCGCCAATTGGTGATGGATGAACAGTAACTAGCTAGTAGTAGCCAGGTACATATATACACGGGAGTACCtaaaactcatctagatgagatataatttggtctcattcactttgaaaataAAAACAGATATAACCCATGTCAACGCACACACATCTTATAGCATCATATtcaatggctataaaaggtgaatgagaccaaattatatttcatctagatgagttctagcaaaactataTATACACAAAAAACACTAGGAAGAAAATGTAAGATATAGAATTCTGTTCTTTCCAAAGCCGCAGTACAATCAATGGATTGGCGGAAACAATCTTTTGAAAAATAATTATGACCATTCATTTCCTCCGCCCGTTTTTAAATTAAATGAAACTCTTAATAGTCAACATTATAACATACAAAAGGAAAAGAAACAACTTTATACAGACCTAAATGATAAGGGCCGAACGTTAGGAATTTTGTTGTTCGGCCCGAACGTGCTAGCGGTCATTGGATGATGAGCACAAATCTTGACTCACCCGTCAGTAGACACATCAGCGATAGAAAGCGTTCGCCCGATCTCACGCCTCGCCCGGACGAAAAAAAGGAAGCCCTCTACCGCCCTCGCTCCTTCTATCTTATCCATTTTCACTCGTCGtctttttttaacatagtacacacgcaagcgctcatatacacacaccctacccctatgagcacatacgtacatcctacccctatgagccCTCCGAaatactgagccggcatatcatcttgaaattacgaatcacctcgtcgtcgacgggaacgtctcctcacaTTGAATGCGCATCGTCGAAACttctaaaataaatccagaaataaatgcaaGCACCGGGACTTGAACCTTGGTGAATTGGGAATACTACAGTCCCTCTAATCATCCTCTCTTCTATCTCATTCCACGTCACGGCAGTCAAAACCCCGCGAGTTGCGGTACAGCAGCGGATCCAGAGCAGTCATGCGAGCTCTTAGCCAAACACCAAGAATCAGGCCTCCGCCGCGCtctggatctgtctctctccatcGACCAGCTCAAGGTGCTGTCGCAGGCTGAGGCGAGCACCGCCTGCTCGCCTGCACCTGATGCGACATATATTTCTGTTATGATGTCAACCTTTTTGTTGTGTCTTTGCCATGTATATTTGAAAAAAATTGCCGTGACTACTTTGAGATCCTTTTTTGCCATGTCATATTGAAATTGTTTTACCCATGCCAACCACAATTCACCATGACATTTTCAATTCACCATGCCCGATACAACAATTCATGCTTCATTCTTTTTTCCTAGTCAGTTCTGTTTTCGACATCTTTTTGTAGTTTACCATGGCAAATTTAATTCATAGAAAATGGCAAATTCTATCATTTTTTACGTACCATGGCAATACTATTCCATGAGCCACGGCAATTTTACTATCATTTTTTCATCGCAATTTTTTGATCATTTGTTTGTGTTATTTCACATACATGACAATTTTATTACGCAAAACATGGCAATTTCCGTAAAACTACCATGGAAAAAATTGTTGTAAATTTCTTTCATGGCAAATTTTATTAAAAAACACGACAATTTTGTATATgcattttgccatggcaattttttgaTCAACTGTTTGTGTTATTTCACATACACGACAATTTCATTATGCAAAAGACGGCGATTTTGGTAATAACATCATGGCAAAATTGAGCATGCATTTTCCATGGCAATTTGTGATCATTTTTATTATAATTTCACCTTCTTGGCTAATTTTCTTCATAAATCATGACAAATTTGATAAAATACCGCGGCAGTTTTTTAATATGCATTCTTAGCATGGCAATTTTTGATCATTTATTTGTGTTATTTTCAAGTGCACAACAATTTTATTATGCAAAGGATGGAAATGTTGGTAAAAAATAGCATGGAAAAAATGAACTTgcatttgccatggcaattttttctATTATTTCACATTAATGGAAAAGTTCTTTCATAAAGCATGGAAAATTAGGTAAAAAAAACCCACGGAAAATATGCATTTGCCAtggaatttttttgatcatttctTTGTGTTATTTGACATACACGAGAATTTTTATTCTGCAAAAGATGGCTTTTTGCGTAAAAATACCATGGCAAATTGAACATGCATTTGCTATCACAatttttttaatcattttttgGTATTATTTCACATTCATGGCAAATTTCTTCTTATAAAGCATGGTATATTTGATTAAAAAAATACCATGGCAAATTTGAATATGCATTTGTCATGGCAATATTTTATCATTTTTTTTGTGTTATTTCAACACGGCAGATTTCTTATATAAAAGCATGACAATTTTTCCTTAAAATACCATGGCAAATTTTATTATACATCTGCCACGGCAATTTCGGCCGTAATTACTCTTATTTGACATAAATGTCAAATTTGCTATATGGAACATCAGAATTTTAATTAAAATATCATGGCAAATTTTCATATACATCTGCTACAACAATCTGTTCAAATGTTTTTTCCCATGGGAAATTGGTTTGTATATGTATCATGGTAATTTTTACACTAATTTTTCATCATGGCAAGATTTCATTCATCACCACATCAAAATCTAGGCTTTATTTTTTTTGAGCGAAACCTAGGCTTTATTAGTCACAACCAAATTTGGGTTTTCTAGTCACAGATTAAACTGGGCCAAACTGGGccttattttttcttttccttagtctttacctaataataaagaaaattgggtttctgTCGTCCGTCTTCGCTAGCGATTTTGCAAAATAGTCCCTGTCCTTTTTgttattcaacccgcagtccccTTTTAAGTGGATATATGATATACGTCGTTCTTACAAAAAAGACCCTGTGTTTTGTTATTCGGTTGCTGGCGAGCAAGACGAGCTGCAGGTCGAGGCTGGCCGCGATGCAGAAGATGTCCGGCGCGGCGGCTGcgatctccggccagatccggtcgaggaggCGAGGCTGGAGCGATctaggaggcgcgggaggaggtccAGCGGCGGAGCTTCAACTCCAAGTACATGGCGGTGGCGTTCCTCGCCGGTTCCGAGCGAGATGGGGCTGCGATGCAGACAATGCCGGGCGCGACGACGAcaatctccggccagatccggtctaGGAGGCGAGGCAGGGGCCGGATCCTGCTCGggggatggcgtggaggcgatctaCGAGGTGCGGGAGGAGGTCCAGCGGCGGGGCTTGAACTCCAGCGGCCCCCCTTTCGATGGACGGGGTTGCCCACGTCGCCGGCGACTCCCCGGAGGCCGACAGGGCCTCCTCCTCCGCGTCCTCGACCGGCTCGGCCTCTCGGCGCTCCCGGCCGCACAAGGGGATTCACCTGCGGCGGCGCCCGCGACCATTGTCTGCTCGgagaggagacggcggcgaaggcgACGGCAAGGGCGCCGGTGACGACGTGCAAGGGCCTCGCGCTGCCGCTGGGGATGTCCTTCGCGGCGGTTCTCGCCCAGGTGAGCGTCTCCTTGCGTTTTGGCTACTGCTATTGTTCCTTAATTGGTAGGCGCCCCACTGGACCCCCTTCCTCCCAGCCATGCCACATTGCCGTGCGTCATCGGCCCACAACGCTGCACCAAGCTCCATGAGCTAATTGTTGAGGGTGTGCTTGGCCTGTGGTGACAAGCTCAACCAGAATTTCATCGAGTCCGAACTCAAGCTCGACGCCGGCAGATTCATCCAGCCGAACCACGGTCACCCACCCCATAAGGTCGCTTTCTCCTCCTCTATTAAGGGTTGTGCCATGTCTGaagaagaaacatgatgcaagtaaTTGATTTGTCCAGTTGTGTTACCTTGCAATGGCGGATATGGTAAGAACCCGGCCTCTTCTCCCTTGCCTGCTCCGACAGCGGTGTTCTGGGCATCCATGACCATGGCAGAAAGTCTCAAAGGAGGCGCCGGCGAGCACAAGGCGCTGCTGCCACCATCTCTGGAGACTGGCACAACGCAGTGGCTACAAGGGTCCAAGTTGCGTGTGTAGCAGAAGGACACCGATGGGAAGAAGACCAATCCATTTCTCTGGGAAATAATCCGATGGTTTGCTCTTTTCAGTCTTGAGGATGAGTTGATTGACAACAATAAGATGGGGAGGGGAAGCATCGGAGGTAAAGATGTGCAAGGATGATAACTCAAGGAGAGGACTGGTATGCCACGTGAAACATTACAACAAGAGGATTGACCTACAAGAGAAAAAACAAGGAGATGGGGACATCTAGCAATCAGCAGCGTGGCGAGGAGGATGGTGGTGTCACCTGACATGAATAGTGGTAAACAAGTTGATGTAGTTAGCCACGTGTTCCTTACTATTTAGGCTTGGGAATTGGGACTTGCCAAAAAGCTGTCGCGTCTATGTTTGCTAATGTTTTCAGTCCATTGGTGTTTCCCTCATTATCATCTCGCGGACTTTGGATCTCTATCAATACATGAATTCAGTTTCTACAAGTTCTTACAGTATTTCTGTAGTTCTTTGCAGGGGATTTTTGTTCATGCATGACTCATGGTACAATAAGAATTATCTGTAATTCATGGACAGTAGGAGTTTTCTGCCTGGTAGTAATTACTCAAATAACATCTTTTTCCatgctttctcttcttatttttttatgtttaattatttaTTTGATCAGCAACCTACATGAAGTACTTTCCAGAGCAGCCATTCTGGAGTCTCTTATACCATTAACGAAGTTCTATTCATAGATGATAAACCCTGTTCCAGAGCACCCGCTACGAGCTTCATGTATGTTGTTGATTCATAAGACATTCACTTGGGAGCAGGTGATGTGGTTCTTGGAACGCTTCCTTTAGCATGGGAATTTATACGCCATGGAGTTAATTAATATATAAATTTAAAtataaaaataagaagaaaaagatAAATTTTGGTAGGTTTGCTCGACATTGTAGTTTGAATTAAAGAACACATGTTTTTGCTGTTTGAACATATTGAATCATGAGCTGGCAAAAAGCAATATATAGCATGCTCATAATAAATTTAATTTACATTTCTGTTCTCTTCCATGGACAATTATAGACTTCAGACTAGATCGAGAAATTACATTTTATTGGTGTCACCAGAAGGTCCAGAACTGATAGAAATACGACCTTTTACAGTTTGAGCAACCTTGTGAAATAACCATTTAACGATTACTCTTTCTACTGCTACTAAGATGCTTAGCATAAGCCGATAAAATAATACTAGGTACTTCTGGTTATAAGTTCGTCGCCGGCTTTGATGATGTTAAGGCTTGAGCAATGTTGTGAAATAACCATTTGGTGATTCATTTTTCTACTGCTACTCAGGTTCTTAGCATAAACTGTATAATTAAATGCCGATTATATTGGTAGTTCTGGTTGCAAATTGGATGTAGGCTTTGAATGATGTTATGGCTATTGAACTTCCAGAAATTGTAGCTGAGTCTGCAAAGGTATAGAATGAATGGAAAATTTATTCTCCTTAGACATCCTAGCATATCCACCGATGGATCTAACTTCTGATTTATTGTTTGTTATGTATCACAACAATATAGTATCCTTCTGAAAGATGCAGACGCAGGAAGATTTATAGTTGATGGTATGGCTAGCATCCAAATTGATACACCAGCCCTAATGTCTGTTTCAAATGCAATGCTCTAATTTTGTGTCGAATCCAAGCTGCAAGTTTTCTTTATTTAATACTAGAATATGTTATTCATGATTAGTAAAATCATTGCAGCCAATAGTCTAGGAAAGCAGTCGGGTCGGTGTTATTACGTGTAGTTTGCAATTTGTCGCTGTAATAATCTATAGCTGCTAGCATACCCACTTTATCGCGCAGCCATGAGTTTTACCCTGGTACAAATGATAGAATCATAATGGTCTCTCGACTGTTTGACGAAGTAGTTAAGGCCATGGAGTTGGTTCTGGAGAAACTATTATCAGAAGTAAAACAATTTGTTTTGCAAATGGTCATGTCTGTAGGACCATGTTGCCATTGTTTGATAACTGATATTCTCCTGTTATTTTCCAGGGTGAAGAATCCAATGAAGCTGAAGCTAGGCCTAAATTTAGACTTGTAGTTCCTAATAGCTCTTGCGGTGGAATTATTGGTAAAGAAGGAGCAACAATCAAGTACGCGTAATCAATAGACCTGTTCTATTCTCTGATACTTTCATTAAGTTCCACTATGGTACTTAATTTTTGAAGTTGGTGTAATGTTATTATTGAGTAAACTGATGAAGTATACCGGAACTGACACACGATACTAGGAATTGTATGTCCTTTTCTTGATAATAAAATACTCATTTGGTCTGATTAAAAATTTTGTCACATGATTCATCGTTGTGCATGAATTTACTTTATTTTAGTTTGTATTACTTGGAATGTTGAGAGTTGGTGTTCCCTCTCTCTTCAGGTCATTCATTGAAGCTTCAGCGACCCATAAAACCCGGGAAGTGAAGCCCTCTTCAATCCTCTACCTCTCTCGCTGTTGTGTCCAGCCTGCTGCCTGCCTGCTGTG is drawn from Triticum dicoccoides isolate Atlit2015 ecotype Zavitan chromosome 6B, WEW_v2.0, whole genome shotgun sequence and contains these coding sequences:
- the LOC119324512 gene encoding uncharacterized protein LOC119324512, with product MAVAFLAGSERDGAAMQTMPGATTTISGQIRSRRRGRGRILLGGWRGGDLRGAGGGPAAGLELQRPPFRWTGLPTSPATPRRPTGPPPPRPRPARPLGAPGRTRGFTCGGARDHCLLGEETAAKATARAPVTTCKGLALPLGMSFAAVLAQGEESNEAEARPKFRLVVPNSSCGGIIGKEGATIKSFIEASATHKTREVKPSSILYLSRCCVQPAACLLCCLKEGSGALDVEDGDKEK
- the LOC119322020 gene encoding protein NRT1/ PTR FAMILY 8.3-like; its protein translation is MDALERGERAPLLPKSHGPKVQEDDSLQLQVPLLNLLFECLESTAFNGISTNLVMYLETVLHGTNLASASNVATWFGTSYLTPVFGAIIADSFWGNYNTILVSLVVYLLGMMLVTFSAFVPTTTAALCAAGASCAGTAGTWGLSSQTVAFVGLYLVAIGCGGVRSSLLPFGAEQFDDDSAADREGKASFFSWFYLCVSFGPIISGVFLVWIQQNVSWGLGFGIATACIALAFAAFVLATPMYKRRMPAGTPLKSLCQVVAAACRKISIKVPAEAEHLYEVSDKIDSPQPKIAHTSDFKFLDKAAIVTESDMEERPEAATSWKLCTVNQVEELKILLRLLPVWITSVIVSSAFSQMNTTFVQQGSAMEMTILSVPVPAASLASFEVICVMTWVLLYNKVIVPALRSFSSSGDGEPSQLQRMGAGRLLMALTMAVAALVEMKRLDSAARGEEISISWQLPQYFFLAGGEVFCYIAQLEFFFDEAPDTMKSMCTSLALLTIALGSYMSSFIYAIVEAFTATGDSPGWISDDLNKGHLDYFFWAMAAMCTLNFVVYSGIVKNYRLKTVIL